The Novipirellula aureliae sequence CAGCGAATCCTCGGTTCCAAAACGAAGGGTTACCAGCAGCGTCACGCTTTCACCTCGCGTTTTCTTCGGCAGGGCTGCGTACTTCATTCCACCCACAAAGTCACCTCGCAGTGTGCGTTGTTCGATCGCTACGGGTGAGGGATCAAATTGCTCACCTTCGGCAATCGCTTCACGTCCTTTGTAATCACTAAACAGCGCAACCAAGTCGGGTGATTCAGGGATATCGACTCGCTGCGCTTCATCGGACGGGATGAACAGACCTACGGTACGATTATTTGAAACAAAATATCGATTGGCTGCCGATTGAACGTCCTCCACCGTCAACGACTCGACGCGATCCCGGTAGAGCAAATACAAACGCCAATCCCCTTGTGCAGCCCAATCACTGAGCGCGACAGCGATCTGGTCGCTATCGGATGCCTGGAGCTCGCGTTCTTTAAGAATTTTCTGCTTTGCACGCTCGAGTTCCTGCTCGGTGATCGGATTTTCCCTGATCGAGGTTTCGATGACGTCGATCAACTTTTGCCTTGCTTGCTCGATCGAATGATCTTTAGACACCTCTGCAAACGCCATAAACAACCCCGGTTCTGCCAAACCGTATGCCAGCGCAAAGACATTACTAGCCAATTCCTCTTCGACCAACTCTTTGTAGAGCCGTCCGCTCGGTTCACTGCCCAAAATATGAACAAGTGCTTTCATCGCGACATAGTCGGCGTGGCTTCCCGATGGAATGTGGTAGGCTGCCCCCGCGTACTGGACATCGCCAACTCGCCGCAGCACGACCGTTCGTTCACCATCTTGGGCTGGTTCGACCGTATAGGTATCGTCGAGTGGCGTATCGGGATTTTTCAAATTCCCGAAGGTATCCGCAATTTGGCGAAGTGCATTTTCGGGTTTGAACTTGCCAGCGACAATGACCATTACATTATCGGGCCGGTAGTATTTGCGGTAGAATTTTCGCAGTTTGACGACAGGCACCCGTTCGATATCGCTGCGGTTGCCGATCGTCGATTGGCCATAATTGTGCCAATCGTAGGCAGCGGATTGCATTCGCTGCATCAAAACTCGAATGGGGGAATTCTCCCCCCGCTCAAACTCGTTTCGAACGACTGTCATTTCACTGGCCAAGTCCTCGCCACGAATGAAGCTGTTTTGCAAACGGTCGGACTCCAATTCCAGTGCAAACCGCAGATTTTCGTCGCTGGCGGGCAGCGTTTCGTAGTAATTGGTTCGGTCGAGCCAGGTCGTGCCGTTGAAGCGCGCACCACGATCTTGCAAAACCTTGGGGACTTCTGGAAAGGTTGGCGTCCCCTTGAAAAGCATGTGTTCAAGTAAATGAGCCATCCCCGCTTCGCCATAGCCTTCATGCCTTGAACCGACAAACACAGTCATGTTGACGGTAACCACCTCTTTGCTGGCGTCTGGAAACAACAGGACTCGGACGCCATTGTCCAAGAGGTATTCGGAAATGCCTTCGATTTCGGTAACTTTCATTGGGGGCTTGGCGTCGGAGGATGCGGAGGATTTCGGAGTTGAGAATTGCGTTGGAGAAGGAACCGAGGCATCGTCCGAATAACCAACGGTAAACAGACTACACGAGAACAGGATAGCGGAAAGCCAACCTGACGAACGTCGAAGATCCATGGCAATTTAACTCCTTGCTGGTAGTAATTGGAAACCATTCCCCAAGGCGACCGGTCTTGTTGAACGCAAAGCATTGTAACGTGGTCGGCGACCGTCTGATAATGGGCCGCCAGAGATTGCAGTTAAAAATCAACGCGAAATACAGACATGAAAGCCTCCCTAAGCTAAAATGCAGCGTGAAGCCCCTGCCTGTGTCCCTATCCTTGGGTAAACCAATGAGAATACGAACTGCCCTACCGTTCCTTTTATTGTCGACGTTGGTGTCACTGTCCTCATCGGAACTCTCTCATGCTGAAGTGGCTGTAGAGGATTTCGACAGCATCAAACTCTACACTCTTAAGAACCAATCGGGCATGACCGTCAAACTGACCAATTACGGTGCCACGATTACGTCGATCATCGTCCCCGATCGTGAAGGCAACATGGTGGATGTTGCGCTCGGTTACAACCGAGTGGAAGGCTATCTCAATGCGGTCGACAAACCCTATTTCGGTGCAATCGTGGGTCGCTACGCAAACCGCATCGCAGGCGGTCAATTTACACTTGACGGAAAAACCTACACGTTGGCAACCAACAATGGCGAAAACCATTTGCACGGCGGGATCACCGGATTCGACAAAGTGGTTTGGAACGCGAAGCCGATGGAAGGCGATGGATGGTCAGGGATCGAACTAAATTACAAAGCGAAAGACATGGAAGAAGGCTATCCCGGAAACTTGGACGTCAAAGTAACCTACCGTTTGACCAATGCGAACGAATTGGTGATCGACTACTTCGCGACCACCGATAAAAAAACACCTGTCAATTTGACCCAGCACACTTACTTCAACCTAAAAGGAGAGGGCGAAGACACGATTTTGGATCATGAGTTGATGATCAATGCAACGAAGTACACGCCTGTTGATCAAGGGCTAATCCCAACGGGTGAACTTCACGCTGTCGCTGGCACACCTTTTGATTTCACCTCGCCCAAACCAATTGGCAAAGAAATTGACCAAGAGAATCAACAGCTGCAATTTGGGTTAGGCTATGACCACAATTTCGTGCTTGACCGTAGCGAACAACAAGAAGGTGAGATTGCTTTGGCCGCGAAGGTGGTCGAACCGCAAAGCGGGCGTGTGCTCGAAGTTCGCACGACCGAACCGGGCGTTCAATTCTATAGCGGCAATTTCTTAAATGGCCGACTGAAAGGCAAATCGGGCAAAACGTACCAACACCGAGGTGGGTTTTGCTTAGAGACACAGCATTACCCCGATAGCCCGAACCAGCCGAGTTTCCCATCGACAATCTTGAATCCTGGTGAAGAATACCGATCGACGACGACGTTCAAGTTCACGACGCAGTAGCCTACGGTCCGCCGCTCGGCTTACGAGCGATTCTCAAATCCGAATTACGGATCTCGTCACCTTGTAACAGGGCCTGCAATTTCATCTCCGCAGGCTGCTCCTCGAGGCGTTCCATTCCTGGCGGGCTGCCCCAAGTGAAGCAGCGGTTACTGGTCATCGTCAATTCCAGTTGTGGAACTTCATCCGTCCGCGAATCGCCTCGCACACCAATGCTGCGAATCTGCAGCTGCTCTCGGTGCGTGGCCAACAGATCCGCCAGCTTTGCAGCCGCTTCGACTCGATAATCGCCGAACGGGCTTCCCAGCACACCCGTTGGATAGACACCTGGCACTTCGATGTGAATGTAATCGAGCGTTTCGGCTTCAGCAAAGTCCGTCGTCGTCGGCAAGAGGATTCCTGCCCCATCGATCGGAAAAAAGCCAACCTCCTGGTCGGGCTTGATCACAGGCACCATCGCAACCGGACGCCGATACTCCAAATGCACGTCGATGGCGCCGCCAGGCAATTTGCGGACGCTTATGACGCGGCTTATCCATGGATGCGTGGCAAATGCCGAGGCAATCTTTGCAGAAGCCTGTGAATCAAGGAGCGACAATTGGTCGAGAGCAAAGTCGCGAAACACGGTCGCAGCAATGTCCGTGCGAACGTGCTCGGGGGGTGGACTGATACGGATCTGCTCCAGCTCGACACCGTAATACTTCTTTCCAACATGCTCGGCACCCCAGCGATCCCAAGCCGCATAGCCGCCAATGATCAATAACACAGGCCAAATAAACGACAATGACGCCGGAGCAGTAATTAAACGCTTAAGCAAATCCCGGATGGGACGAGGCCGATCACGATCCGATACCATCGCCACGTTGGCTTTCCCTTCTGAATAGTAGCGGCGTCTCTCCGAGACGCCGAGTTCGGTTCGCGTCTCGGAGAGACGCGGCTACTGAAACCTACCAAATTTGCAGGTTCAATTGCAAGTCGACCCCAGTTTGAAGTAGCACTTGTTCACGCACTCGCTCGATTAAACGCAAACATTGGTCACTGGTCGCTTCATTATGGGCGATCAAGTAGTGCGGGTGTGCAGAATCGAGCGAGACATCCCCTTCACGAACACCTGCCAAACCACAACTTTGCAACAAATCTTTTGCTGGCATTCCATCGGGATCCACAAACGGCATAGCAATTCGGCGTTGCTCACTCGGACGCGACGAATTGCGTCCAATCCAAAGTTTTTGCATTCGTTTGGTCAATGCCGAAACATCCCGCGGCTCGAGCAAGAAGGTTGTTTTCAGGATACCCATGCCGACAAGCGTTGTCTTGCGATGAGAGAATCCGGCGTCTTCTTGGCTGATGACTCGAGTCGATCCGTCACTCTCGATAATCGTAATGCTTTCGACGACCGATCCGATATCCCGTCCGCCGTTAGAGGCATTACCGATTACGGCTCCGCCGACGGTGCCTGGAATTCCAACCAAATGCTCGAGTCCCCCCAGTCCCGCGCCCACCGATTTGATGACGGCGTGCGATAGCTTGGCACCGGCACCGGCGGTTAGCCGATTTCCATCAATAACCAGTTCGCTGGTCGCTGCGGCAGCCAGCGAGATGACCAGCCCATCAAAGCCTGCCTCTCGGACCAAAACGTTACTGCCGCCTCCGAGAATCCGTATCGCCATTCCCGCCTCATCGGCAGCTTTATAGACTTTCGACAATTCCTGTTCGTCCACCGGCTCAGCGAAATAGCGTGCAGGGCCGCCGATACCTAGCCAAACCAATGGCGCGAGCGGTTCGTCTGTGCGCACAAGATGATCCAATTCTTCGGGGAAACTCATGCTGTCGATACCTTTCTTTCGTAGCGGATCGTATCAAAGATCCTATTCTTTCGTAGTGGACCCTGTTAAAGATCCTATCTTTCGTAGTGGATCTTGTTAAAGATCCTTCCATTCGTAGTGGACCCTGTTAAAGATCCTATCTTTCGTAGTGGATCTTGTTAAAGATCCTTCCTTTCGTAATGGACCCTGTTAAAGATCCTTCCTTTCGTAGTGGATCTTGTTAAAGATCCTTCCTTTCGTAGTGGACCCTGTTAAAGATCCTATCTTTCGTAGTGGATCTTGTTAAAGATCCTTCCATTCGTAGTGGATCTTGTTAAAGATCCTTCCATTCGTAGTGGATCTTCAACAAGATCCAATACGGAACACGATATCATTCTCCCATAGAGTAACGAATCTTAGATAAAAGAGTAGCGAAGCATAAGCGATTTAGTCATTCGCTTCGGCAGCGTACTTTTTCCTTTTCCGGTCGAGCGTGCTTCGTTCGATGCCCAAGATCGCGGAGGCCCGGCTCTTATTCCCATCGGTGTACCGCAAAACTCGCTCAATATGCTGTTGTTCAAGCTTTGCGAGCGAGATTTCCAGGTCTAGTGGGTCGCCTTGGTTCGGTTTGCCTTTCGTGTCTGGCCGCCCCAATTCGGCGGGTGAAAGCACCAAGTCGTTTTCGTCGATTACCGTTTTCTGGTTCAGCACGACGGCTCGCTCGACCACGTTGCGGAGTTCGCGGATGTTGCCAGGCCAATGATATCCCAGCAATTTTTGCTGGGCTGATCGAGTGAACCCTTCGACGCGACGCCCCATTTGTCGGTTGAATTGATCGAGAAAAAACGTTGCCAGCAGCAGACAATCGTGCTGCCGAGCCCTCAGCGGCGGTACAAAAATCTCGACGACATGCAACCGATAATAAAGATCTTGGCGAAAGGTTCCCTCGCCAACCATCGCCTGCAGATCGCGATTCGTCGCAGCCACCACGCGGACATCAACCCGAATCGGCTCGTGCCCCCCCACCCGTTCGAACGGGTGCCCCTCCAGAACGCGAAGCAGTTTGGCTTGCAATTCTGAATTCATTTCACCGATCTCATCGAGCATCAATGTCCCACCGTCCGCCATTTCAAACTTGCCCCGTTTACGCTCTGTCGCTCCGGTAAACGCCCCTTTTTCATGGCCAAACAACTCACTTTCCAAGAGTGAATCACTCAGTGCGGCACAGTTCAGACAGACGAGCGGACCTTCGCTACGGTCGCTGGTGTGGTGCAGCGCAGCGGCGACCAACTCCTTGCCAACGCCTGATTCGCCACGAATGAGCACCGTTGCCCCCGTGGGTGCAGCCAGGGCGATTTTGCGGGTTACCTCTGCGATGGCGTCGCTTTTCCCAACAATCCGAACCTTATCGCTAAGCTGACGCTGCAACACATCCGCACGGTGACGGTTTCGCCGTAATGATTTAGCGAGCCGGTCATGATCGGCGAGCCGCGACAACGACTCCGCAAGAATTTCCGCAGCCGCCACGACCCATTGCAAATCCTCACTATCAAATGGGCGAATCCCGCCAGCAGTCGTCAAGTGGATCATTCCCAAAACACGATCTTGATGATCGCAAATCGGCGCCAAAATAATGCTCTCGACTTCAATTTCGCCTCGACTATTCTCAGCTGCCAATTGCTTGTCGCCAAGCACATTCCGGGCTAACAATGCCTTTCCACGTTCGTTTGCCACATTTTGGATCAACGTTTCGGGTGGACGACGATAACTTCGGACGCCACTCTGCCGCGTTCCCACCAATGGAATTTCGCCCATGCTCGCAATCGGTGCCGCATCCTCCAGCAAAGAAACGCTTTCCCCCAAATAGACGCCTGCGGTGTCGAGTTGCAATTGAGATTCCAAGGCATCCAGGACGGTCGCAACCGCATCCTCGAGGCGATTCAATTGAGCCAGAGCGAAAGCGAGTTTTAGCAGGCTACCGGTGACCGCTCGCTGCTGAGAACATCCTCGCAAGTAATCGCTGTAGCGACGCCGGTCGGTGATCGAATCGGCATCGATTTCCATCGTGATTTGGTCGGTCGCCTGATCTTGCCCGCGGTGGCTGCCCAGGTCGCTACCGGTGCTGCTGCCCAAGCCGCCACCGAGCCGATCGGTAAAGAATATCGCAAACCCAGCAATTTGGATTTTATCGCCGCTACGCAACCGTCGAGGATCTCGGACCACGCTGCCAGCAACGAAGGTTCCGTTTCGGCTCCCCAAATCCTCGATCATCCAACCGCTATTCGCCCAGAAGATGCGAGCATGTCGGCGGCTCGCTTGCTCGCTGCGAACGA is a genomic window containing:
- a CDS encoding UDP-N-acetylmuramate dehydrogenase — its product is MSFPEELDHLVRTDEPLAPLVWLGIGGPARYFAEPVDEQELSKVYKAADEAGMAIRILGGGSNVLVREAGFDGLVISLAAAATSELVIDGNRLTAGAGAKLSHAVIKSVGAGLGGLEHLVGIPGTVGGAVIGNASNGGRDIGSVVESITIIESDGSTRVISQEDAGFSHRKTTLVGMGILKTTFLLEPRDVSALTKRMQKLWIGRNSSRPSEQRRIAMPFVDPDGMPAKDLLQSCGLAGVREGDVSLDSAHPHYLIAHNEATSDQCLRLIERVREQVLLQTGVDLQLNLQIW
- a CDS encoding aldose epimerase family protein, which encodes MRIRTALPFLLLSTLVSLSSSELSHAEVAVEDFDSIKLYTLKNQSGMTVKLTNYGATITSIIVPDREGNMVDVALGYNRVEGYLNAVDKPYFGAIVGRYANRIAGGQFTLDGKTYTLATNNGENHLHGGITGFDKVVWNAKPMEGDGWSGIELNYKAKDMEEGYPGNLDVKVTYRLTNANELVIDYFATTDKKTPVNLTQHTYFNLKGEGEDTILDHELMINATKYTPVDQGLIPTGELHAVAGTPFDFTSPKPIGKEIDQENQQLQFGLGYDHNFVLDRSEQQEGEIALAAKVVEPQSGRVLEVRTTEPGVQFYSGNFLNGRLKGKSGKTYQHRGGFCLETQHYPDSPNQPSFPSTILNPGEEYRSTTTFKFTTQ
- a CDS encoding M16 family metallopeptidase; the encoded protein is MKVTEIEGISEYLLDNGVRVLLFPDASKEVVTVNMTVFVGSRHEGYGEAGMAHLLEHMLFKGTPTFPEVPKVLQDRGARFNGTTWLDRTNYYETLPASDENLRFALELESDRLQNSFIRGEDLASEMTVVRNEFERGENSPIRVLMQRMQSAAYDWHNYGQSTIGNRSDIERVPVVKLRKFYRKYYRPDNVMVIVAGKFKPENALRQIADTFGNLKNPDTPLDDTYTVEPAQDGERTVVLRRVGDVQYAGAAYHIPSGSHADYVAMKALVHILGSEPSGRLYKELVEEELASNVFALAYGLAEPGLFMAFAEVSKDHSIEQARQKLIDVIETSIRENPITEQELERAKQKILKERELQASDSDQIAVALSDWAAQGDWRLYLLYRDRVESLTVEDVQSAANRYFVSNNRTVGLFIPSDEAQRVDIPESPDLVALFSDYKGREAIAEGEQFDPSPVAIEQRTLRGDFVGGMKYAALPKKTRGESVTLLVTLRFGTEDSLKGKVGAVELLGMLMARGTTRLDYQEFRDELTRLRAEFSINSTIGLLQLKVKTKKEFLPEVIALVGQVLRHPRLEASELEVIRRQVVTGLQQSTNEPQALAPNSVRKRLAPYGPDHVLYVQSIDEQIDMYRNVSIDEIRDLHNRFLGNQAGEIAIVGDFEPAQVESLGREQLEDWTVKEPYVRVGRDPHPGIDGSMEVIETPDKANAFYFASEQFELSDESPEYSALVLGNFILGGGGLSSRLADRVRQQEGLSYGVRSSLSARARDNRVDFIIYAITNPENREKLLRVIREELDRLLREGVSKEELAKAKEAYLQRNRVSRSDDASLASELLSTIFNERTMAYYAEHEDQIRNATVESVNEALRKYIDPDKLVEAIAGDFAGVKE
- a CDS encoding sigma 54-interacting transcriptional regulator: MILPHIPYSPKLTDSVSSDSVSNEQQNHASANQQGAYLVLQSAGRWSDVFRLSPPCEAVIGRASSNQIVVRSEQASRRHARIFWANSGWMIEDLGSRNGTFVAGSVVRDPRRLRSGDKIQIAGFAIFFTDRLGGGLGSSTGSDLGSHRGQDQATDQITMEIDADSITDRRRYSDYLRGCSQQRAVTGSLLKLAFALAQLNRLEDAVATVLDALESQLQLDTAGVYLGESVSLLEDAAPIASMGEIPLVGTRQSGVRSYRRPPETLIQNVANERGKALLARNVLGDKQLAAENSRGEIEVESIILAPICDHQDRVLGMIHLTTAGGIRPFDSEDLQWVVAAAEILAESLSRLADHDRLAKSLRRNRHRADVLQRQLSDKVRIVGKSDAIAEVTRKIALAAPTGATVLIRGESGVGKELVAAALHHTSDRSEGPLVCLNCAALSDSLLESELFGHEKGAFTGATERKRGKFEMADGGTLMLDEIGEMNSELQAKLLRVLEGHPFERVGGHEPIRVDVRVVAATNRDLQAMVGEGTFRQDLYYRLHVVEIFVPPLRARQHDCLLLATFFLDQFNRQMGRRVEGFTRSAQQKLLGYHWPGNIRELRNVVERAVVLNQKTVIDENDLVLSPAELGRPDTKGKPNQGDPLDLEISLAKLEQQHIERVLRYTDGNKSRASAILGIERSTLDRKRKKYAAEAND